A stretch of the Rosa rugosa chromosome 5, drRosRugo1.1, whole genome shotgun sequence genome encodes the following:
- the LOC133710205 gene encoding MLP-like protein 28, with protein MALQGKVEAEIEIKAPADKFYNIFKSQAHHVPNTSQTGTITGVAVHEGDWETAGSIKIWSYAIEGEEGTFKEKVELDEVNKAIILNGLEGDVFQYYKSFKPVYQFTQKDEGRSIAKVSIEYEKLSEEVAAPDKYIRLMTNIVKDLDAHFIKA; from the exons ATGGCTCTTCAAGGTAAGGTGGAGGCTGAAATTGAAATCAAAGCACCTGCTGACAAGTTCTACAACATCTTCAAGAGTCAGGCTCACCACGTCCCAAACACTTCTCAAACTGGCACAATAACGGGAGTTGCGGTGCATGAAGGAGACTGGGAAACTGCGGGATCTATTAAGATTTGGAGTTATGCAATAG AGGGGGAAGAGGGAACATTCAAGGAGAAGGTGGAGTTAGACGAGGTGAACAAGGCCATAATTCTGAATGGGTTGGAAGGAGATGTGTTCCAGTATTACAAGAGCTTCAAGCCCGTCTATCAGTTCACTCAAAAGGATGAGGGCAGAAGCATTGCCAAAGTGTCCATTGAATATGAGAAATTGAGTGAGGAGGTTGCAGCTCCAGATAAGTACATTCGCTTGATGACTAACATCGTCAAGGATCTTGATGCCCACTTCATCAAGGCATGA